Part of the Streptomyces sp. NBC_01264 genome, CGACCGGGGGTTCAGGATGGACGCGAAGCACGGCTACGCCATCATGATCACTTGCCTCGCGGACCAGTGGGACGCGGCGGAGTGCACGCAGCTGCGCACCACGGCGTTCGACACCTTCCAGCCGCTGGGCTGACCCGCTTTCCGAGCGGGCTCGGGTCAGCCTCGCCAGGGCCGGGACGCGGGCGCCCTGGGCGTCGTATCGTGTTGCGGGGCCTGGGGGACGGGTCCGCAGCTCTCGGGGGAGGCGATGTGGAGGACTACTCGGGCCGGATCCTGGCCGAGCGCTACCGTCTGCCGCTGCCGCCGTCCGACGCCTACGAACTGATCGAGACCCGGGCCTTCGATACGCGCAGCGGTCAGGAAGTCCTCGTACGGCAGGTGCCGTTGCCGGAGGTCGTCGACGCGGAGCTGCTGGACGGCACGCGGGGCGGGCCGTCTGCCGTGCCCGGGGGGCGGCGGGTCCCGCAGGGTGAACTGCCCGCCGTACGCAGGGCGATCGAGGCGGCGCAGGCGGCGGCGTCCGTGCCGGACCATCCGCGGCTGGACCAGGTCTTCGACGTGTTCGCGGAGGGCGGGTCGCTGTGGATCGTGAGCGAACTCGTCCCGGCCAGACCGCTGGCGGCGCTGATCGCCGACGAACCGCTGAGCCCGTACCGGGCGGCGGAGGTGGCGGCGGACGTACTGACCGCGCTGCGGGTACTGCACGCGCACGGGTGGACGCACCGGAACATCACCATGCGGACCGTGCTGATCTGCGAGGACGGGCGGGTCGTCCTGACGGGTCTGGCGGCGGGGGCTGCGGAGGACGCGCTGTGCGGGTACGACCCGGTCCCGCCGCGGGACGGCGCGGATCCCTGGCCGGGTGGTGAACCTGGTGGTGGGCCCGGTGGTGGGGCGGGGGCCGCGGCGGGTCGGGCCGAGAGCGGCGGTGGGTACGGGGGCGGCAGTGGTTACGGGGACGGGTCCCGTGCTGCCCTGACCGGGCCTGGAGGGGACGCGGGGTACGGCGGCTCCTGGAACGGGGCGTCGGCGGATGCCGGTTACGGGGAAGGGGCCGGGCAGGGATTCGGGCCCGGTACCGGGCCGGGCGGCGGGCAGCGGGGCGCGGAGCTCGGAGAACGGTACGACGACGCGTACGGGGGCGGGTCCGGGGACCGTTCCGGGCGGGACGGTGGCGGGGCCGGTGCGGGCACGACCGTCCAGCGGGGCGGGAACGCGGCGGAGTACGCGCCGCTCGTGGCTCCGGGCTACGACACCGGGCCGCGCTACCGGGACCACATAAGCCCCGGTACCGGGGGCGGTCCCGAGGGCTCCGGTACTTACACCAGTACTCCTGGGGCTCCCAGTGCCCCTGGTGTGTCCGGTATCTACGGTGTGTCCGACAACCCTGGTGTGTCCGGTACCTACGGTGTACCCGGCACCCCTGGTGAGTCCGGCACTCCGGGCACGCCGGGCTTGTCCGACACCCAGGGTGCCCCGGGCATCCCGGGCTTGTCCGGCACCCAGGGCACCACTGGCACCCCGGGCTTGTCCGGTACCCCGGGGGCCACTGGCGCCCCGGGTCTGTCCGGTAACACCCCCGGCGCCCCTGGGCTGTCCGGCACCAGCGCTCCCGGCGCCCCGGGCCTTTCCGGTACCGCTGGCGCCCCCGGCACCACGGGCGTTCCGGGCGCCTCTGGCGGGCCCGGTGCCTCCGGCGCCCTCGCACCTTCCGGTAGCCCCCGGGCTCCCGGTGACTCCGGTGTTCCGGGCGCAGCCGGGGACCGGCCCGACCTGAAGGCCGCCGCGCGGGCCGGAGCCATCGCCGCGTACCGCGCCGGGGCCCAGGCCGCCGCGCGGATCACCGAGCAGCGCAAGGCCGGGTCCGGTGCCGAGCCCGCGCCGGAGCCCGAGGCGGAGCCGAGGCCGGCGGGGTCGAAGGTGCCGCAGGGGTACTCGTACCCGTACGGCGGCCCGGACAGCGGAGCGACCTGGCACGGCGCCACCCCGCGCCGCCAGGCCCTGCCGCCGGCCGAGGCGGAGCCGGCTGCCCGTGCGGTGCTGCCGGCGCAGCTGGCCCTTCCCCAGGGCTACCACCAGGCGGACGCCCCGGACACCGGCACGCCCCGGGCCGCCGCCGACGGCCAGCCGCATCCGCAGGAGGGTGGGGAGCGCGGCCCGGGCTACGGGCAGTCCTCGCACGGACCGGGCCACCCGGACCAGGATCAGGCGGGCCTTGACCGGCCGGTCGCGCGGGAGGGCACCGGGTACGACGGTCAGCTCCAGCTCGGCCCGGGCCGCCCGGCTCCGGCGGGCCCCGACCACGGCGCCCCGCAGGGCGCGGCCGGATATGCGGCGGCCCCCGGGGCAGGCGGCTACGGCCAAGGCGGTCGGCAATCCGGGCCGCACGGCGGCGCCGGTTACCCGGCGGCTCCCGGGGCTCGCGGCCCCGGCCAGACGGCCCCGCAGACCGGCCCGCAGGGTAACCCGCAAGGTGCCGCCGGCTACCCCCCGCCCTCCGGGGCCGGTGGCTCCGGGTGGGGGAGTGGGCCGCGGAGTGGGCTTGATGCCGAGCGGGCTCGGCAGACGCGGATGGCCGTCGTCGGGGCCGTGACCGAGCGGTGGGCTCCGGAGCAGGCGCAGGCCGTGCACGGGCCGTGGCAGTTGGCCGCGCCGGTCGGGCCGGCCACCGACCTCTGGGGGCTCGGCGCGCTGCTGTACCGGGCCGTGCAGGGGCATGCCCCGTACCCCGAGGACAGCGTCGCCGAGCTCGTGGAGATGATCTGCGCGGAGCCCCCCGCCTTCGCGGAGGAGTGCGGCCCGCTGCGCCCGGTCGTGGAGTCCCTGCTGCGCCAGGACCCGACCGAGCGGCCCGACTTCGAGGAGCTCCGCGGCTGGCTGCGCTCCCTCGTGCGCTCCGCCCCGGAGCCCGACGGCGGCTTCGCCATGCTGCCGCCGGTGGTGCAGGATCCGGCCAGGCTGCCCGTCACCCGGCGGCGAGCCGACCTGCACGGCCGGCACCGCAGCGCCGAACACCCGCGCAAGCCGCGCTCGCTGGGGCGTTCGCTGTTACTCGGGATCCTCGTCCTGCTCTCGGGAGCGGTGGCCTACGCCCTGTTCTTCATGCCCCGCTCCGGCGATCCGCAGGGCGGCGGGCAGAAGGCGGCCGGGATGAAGCCGCCCGCCGCGACCCAGAGCCAGGGCAAGAACCCGAGTCCGGGTCCGAGCCCGAAGCCGAGCGGGTCCGGCCAGGCCCCGAGCCCTTCCGCGAGCGCGCCCGAGTCCAAGCCGGCCCCGCAGCCGGGCGTCCCCGCTCCGTCCGGGTACACCGCCCAGCAGGACGCCGAGCACTTCTCGATCAACGTTCCGAACGGCTGGGAGCGCCGCGGAATGAACGAGTCCGGTCAGGTCCGCTTCACGGAGGGGGACTTCGTCCTGACCGTCGTCCCCGGCCGGGACAAGGTCCAGGGCAACCCCGACCCGGCCACCTACCAGAAGGACAAGGAGCCCGAGCTGGCCCCGTACCGCTCCTCCACCTGGTCCAGCGTGAGCGACATCAGGTCCACCAAGGTCGGCAACCAGCTCCGCGTCACCGGCCGGTACACCTGGATCGACGGCAACGGCCGTTCCGTCGTGGCCCGCAACTTCGTCGTCGCGCTCGGAGGTTCCTACCACGTCGTGATGGTCACCGGCCCGCAGGACCAGGAGGGCAAGGTCACCGAGGTCTTCGAGCAGGCGACGGCGAGCTACAAGAGCGGCGGCTGATGGTGTCTCAGTACGGCGATTGCGTCACAGTGCGGCCCAACCGCCTCCGAGTGGTTCCGCCGCCGCCCGCGATCTCCGTAGTCTGACCGGAAGTGCACAGAGCGGCGGCGGGGATTCGTGGAACAGCAGACAGGTGCGGGTGCGGTGCTCGCGGGCCGGTACCGGCTCGTGGAGCCCATCGGCCGGGGCGGCATGGGCAAGGTCTGGCGCGCGCACGACGAGCTGCTGCACCGGACGGTCGCCGTCAAGGAACTGACGGCGGGGCTGTACGTCGCCCAGGCCGACCGGGACGTCCTGCACGCCCGGACCCAGAAGGAGGCCCGGGCCGCGGCCCGGATCCAGCATCCGGCGGTCGTCACGGTCCACGACGTCCTGGAACACGACGACCGGCCCTGGATCGTCATGGAGTACATCGACGGCCCCTCCCTCGCGGACGCGGCGAAGACGGCGGGCCGCATCGAGCCCCGGGAGGCGGCCCGCATCGGGCTGCACGTGCTCGGCGCGCTGCGCGCCGCGCACGCGGTCGGGGTGCTGCACCGGGACGTGAAGCCGGGCAACGTGATGCTCGCCAAGGACGGCCGGGTGATGCTCACCGACTTCGGCATCGCCGCGATCGAAGGCGACTCCTCCATCACGCGCACCGGTGAACTCATCGGTTCCATCGACTACCTGGCCCCCGAACGGGTCACCGGCGGTTCCCCCGACCCGGCCTCCGACCTGTGGTCGCTCGGCGCGACGCTGTACACGGCGGTCGAGGCCCGCTCGCCCTTCCGCCGCACCTCGCCCATCGAAAGCCTCCAGGCCGTGGTGAACGAGGAGCCGCCCGCCCCGGCCCACGCGGGCGCCCTGGCCCCGGTGATCACGGCGCTGCTGCGCAAGGACCCGGCGCAGCGTCCGTCGGCCGACGAGGCCGAGCAGATGCTGGTGCAGGCGATGGAGGGCCGGGAGCCGAAGTCGGCGCAGGCGTACGTACCCACGCGCGCGATGGGCTCCGAGGAGCTGGGCGCCGCCCGGAACGAGCCGGCGGACACCACCGAGCTGCCCGGTGAGGGGGAGCGGGGGCGGGCCCCCGAGCCGGGTCCGGAGCCGGTGCTCGTCACCCGGTCAGAGGCCGGACCGGTCCGGCAGGGCGGCCGGGACACCGGAGCCGCGGGCCGGATCCGGCGGGCGGCGGCCGTGGCCGTGGTCGCGGCGCTGCTCGGCGGCGGCGGGGTGTTCGGGATCCTGAAGTACACCAGCGACTCGAAGACGGACGGCGCGATCCCGGGCCGGACGGCCGGTTCGCCGGACACCTTGGCCGGTGGAGCGAGCGGTACCTCGTCCGGTGGTTCGGCCGGTGCTTCGGCCGGTGCCGGGGACGGCAAGGGGCAGACGGAGAAGACTCCGCCGGCGGGCTGGCGGAAGGTCGTCGACAAGGAGGGCTTCTCCCTCTTCGTCCCGGACGGCTGGAAGCGCCGCGAGGACGGGACGCAGATCGACTACACCCGCGACGACGGCAAGCACTTCATCCGGATCGCGGTGGACCGCGCTCCGACGTTCAAGGACCCGTACGCGCACCTGCTCGACCTGGAGAAGCAGGTGCAGAAGCGCTCCGACTACGTGCGCCTGACCCTGCACCCGAACACCTTCCGGGGGCAGGTCAAGGCCGCCCTGTGGGAGTTCGTCTGGACGGAGAAGACCGGGGCCTTCACCGGGCCGCGCAAGGCCGTCGAGCAGATGTACTACGCGCCGGACGGCACCGAGTACGCGGTGTACATGTCGGGTCCGGTCGCGGACTGGGACGTCACCCGGGAGCAGTTCGACATCGTGCTCAGCGGCTGGCAGCCGGCTCCGGCCGCCTGAGCCCGCCCCCGGGGCCCCGGCCGGCTGAGCCCGCCCCGGGCCGGGGCCGCCTGATCCCGCCCCCGGAGGGCCCCCGGGGCCGGGATTTCCGCCATCCCGCCAGCGATCACTGGCGGAAATGGCAAAATCCGGTTACCGGCGGGTACCCAAAACGCCCCCGGGCGCAATACGCTCACGCCCATGACGGACACGCAGGCCCCGGCCCCCCTCCGCAGCGCCCCGCAGCCCACCAACCCGGTCGCCCCCGCCCCGGCCGGCGCCCGGAGCGCCGCCGACGTGGTGACCCCCGAACTGGTCGCCCGGCTGACCCGCGGAGTGGCCGGCTCCGGCCGCACCGCCAACCACAGCCCCTTCACCGGGGACCGGCTCGCGGAGCTCCCCGAGGCCACCCCCGAGGACGTGGAGGCGGCCTTCGCCGCCGCCCGCGCGGCGCAGCCCGCCTGGGCGGCCGTGCCCGTCCGCGCGCGGGCGGCCGTACTGCTGCGCTTCCACGACCTGGTCCTCTCCCGGCAGGCCGAGGTGCTCGACCTGATCCAGCTCGAGACCGGCAAGGCGCGCCTGCACGCCCACGAGGAGGTCCAGGCCGTCTCGATCGCGGCCCGGCACTACGGCCGCAAGGCCCCCTCGTACCTGCGCCCCAAGGGCCACACGGGCGCCATGCCCACCCTCACCAAGGTCACCGAGCTGCGCCAGCCGCGCGGGGTCGTCGGCCAGATCGCCCCCTGGAACTACCCCTTCGAACTGTCCATCGGCGACGCCCTGCCCGCTTTCGTCGCGGGCAACGCCGTCGTGATGAAGCCCGACACCGAGACCGCGCTCACCGCCCTGTGGGCCCGCGACCTGATGATCGAGGCGGGCCTGCCGGCCGAGGTGTTCCAGATCGTCCTCGGCGAGGGCCCGGTCGTCGGCCCCGAGGTGGTCCGGCACGCCGACTACGTTTCGTTCACCGGCTCCACGCGTACCGGCCGCGAGGTCGCCCAGGGCGCGGCCGCCCGTCTGGTCGGGGTCTCCCTCGAACTCGGCGGCAAGAACGCCATGCTCGTCCTGCGCGACGCCGACGTGGAGAAGGCCGCCGCCGGCGCCGTCCGCGCCTGCTTCTCCTCCGCGGGCCAGCTCTGCATCTCCATCGAGCGGCTGTACGTGCACGCCTCGATCGCCGACGAGTTCGTCGCCCGGTTCGCCGCCCGTACGAAGGCCATGCGGCTCGGTTCCTCCCTCGCCTACGGCGCGGACATGGGCTCCCTGGCCGGCGAGCGCCAGCTGGCGGCCGTGCAGCGGCACGTGGACGACGCCGTGGCCAAGGGCGCCACCCTCGTCACCGGCGGCGTCGCCCGCCCGGACATCGGCCCGCTCTTCTACGAGCCGACCATCCTCGACGGCGTCGAGACCGCGATGGCGGTGTGCGGGGAGGAGACCTTCGGTCCGGTCGTCTCCATCTACCGCTTCACCGACGAGGACGAGGTCATCGAAGAGGCCAACGGCACCTCCTACGGCCTGAACTCCAGCGTGTGGACGAAGGACGCCCGCCGCGGCCACGCCGTCTCGGCCCGCCTGCGCACCGGCACCGTCAACATCAACGAGGGCTACGCCCCGGCCTACGGCAGCGCCCAGGCCCCCATGGGCGGCATGAAGGAATCCGGCCTCGGCCGCCGCCACGGCTCCGAGGGCATCCTCAAGTACACCGAGGCCCAGACCGTCGCCCACCAGCGGCTGCTGCCGATGGCGCCCTCCTTCGGGATGGACGACGAGAAGTACGCGGCGTTCATGACCCGCAGCCTCCAGGTCATGAAGGCGTTCCGGCTCCGCTAGGCCGTCCCGCCAGGCCCGTTCCGCCCGTCCGTTCCGTTTGGGAGGCACCGCAGTGTCGTACGACTTCGACTACGACGTCATCGTCATCGGATCGGGTTTCGGAGGGTCGGTCTCGGCGCTGCGGCTCTCCGAGAAGGGGTACCGGGTCGGCGTCCTGGAGGCAGGACGCCGCTTCACCCGCGAGACCCTGCCGAAGAACAGCTGGGACCTGCGCAACTACCTGTGGGCCCCGGCCCTCGGGCTGTACGGGATCCAGCGCATCCACCTCCTCGGCAACGTGATGGTCCTCGCGGGCGCCGGGGTCGGCGGCGGCTCCCTCAACTACGCCAACACCCTCTACGTGCCCCCCACCGCCTTCTTCGAGGACCGGCAGTGGGCGTCCATCACGGACTGGCGGGACGAGCTCGCCCCGTACTACGACCAGGCCAAGCGGATGCTGGGGGTCCGGCTCAACCCCACGGAGACCCCCTCCGACGTCCACCTCAAGGCGGCCGCCGCCAGGATGGGCGTCGCGGACTCCTTCCACATGGCCCCGGTCGGCGTCTTCTTCGGCGACGGGGACGATGCCGAGGGCCAGGCGAAGGTCCGCCCCGGTGACGAGGTGGCCGACCCGTACTTCGGCGGCGCGGGCCCCGCCCGCAAGGCCTGCACCGAGTGCGGCGAGTGCATGACCGGCTGCCGGCACGGCGCGAAGAACACCCTGAACGAGAACTACCTGCACCTCGCGGAGCGGGCCGGTGCCGTCATCCACCCCATGACCACGGTCACCGCCCTCTCCGACCACCCCGACGGCGGCTACCGCGTCCGCACCGTCCCCACCGACCAGCGACGCAGGAGCGCCAAGGGCGCTGCCAAGGTGCTCCGCGCCCGCTACGTGGTCGTCGCGGCGGGCACGTACGGCACCCAGACCCTCCTGCACACGATGAAGGACCTCGGCGAGCTGCCCCGCCTGTCGGACCGCCTCGGCGATCTGACCCGGACCAACTCCGAAGGCCTCGTAGGGGCTCAGACCGATGACCGCCGCTACGGCAAGCGGCACGGCAAGGGCAAGCGGGCGGACTTCACGCGGGGCGTGGCCATCACCTCCTCGGTGCACCCCAACGCCGACACGCACATCGAGCCCGTGCGCTACGGCAAGGGCTCCAACGCGATGGGGTTCATGACGATCCTCCAGGTGCCCTACTCCACCCACCGGGTCCGCGCCTGGTTCGGGCGCACCGCCCGGCACCCCGTCCAGCTGCTGCGGTCCCTCTCCAACCGGCGCTGGTCGGAGCGGACCATCATCGGCCTGGTCATGCAGTCCCTCGACAACTCCCTGACCACCTACCGCAAGCCCGGCGGCATAGGGAAGGGGCTGCTCACCGCCCGGCAGGGCCACGGCGCGCCCAACCCCGTGCAGATCGCCGAGGCCACGCGGGCGGCGACCCTGCTGGCCGAGGAGATCAACGGGTTCCCGGGCAGCAACGTCGGCGAGCTGATGGGCACGCCGCTGACCGCGCACTTCCTCGGCGGCTGCCCGATCGGCGCCTCGCCCGAGGAGGGCGTGGTCGACCCGTACCACCGCCTCTACGGGCACCCGGGCATCTCGGTGGTGGACGGCTCGGCGGTCTCCGCGAACCTCGGGGTCAACCCGTCCCTGACGATCACCGCGCAGGCGGAACGGGCGATGTCCTACTGGCCGAACAACGGCGAGCGCGACCCGCGCCCGGAGCAGGGGGCGGCCTACACCCGCCTGGCGGCCGTGGAACCGGCCCGCCCGGCGGTGCCGAAGGAGGCCTTCGGGGCGCTGCGCCTGCCGTTCCTGGCGGTACCGGAGGTCCCGCCGCGCGCGGCTTCGCCCGCCGAATAGCGGGCGGCGACGCACATCGGCGCGCATCGCCGCGGAAAAGACTTCGGCGGGCACCGCACTCCCCCTCCGAGCGCGCTACCCGCCGAACTACATAGATGACAGCCGTGCGGCTCGGATGGTTGTAGCCGGATCCCGTGACAGAGGTGTGGTGTGCGTCACAGGGTGAAGAGCGCAACCGGACAGGGCCCTCGCGGGTCAAGGTCGGCATGAGAAAGCGCATCTCCCTGCTGGCGGCAGCCGGCCTGGTGGCCGTCGGCCTGGCCGCCACCCCCGCGAACGCGGCGGACCCGGTTTTCACGCTCATCAGCCCGGCGGAGATGGGCCTGCACCCGCACCCGGGGGGCACCGGGAAGCCGCAGCCGACCACGGTCGGTTTCGTCGTCGAGAACGAGACCGGCAAGGACTTCGGCGAGAAGAGCACCTACACGATCGACCTGAGCCCCCTCAAGGGCGTCGCCGACGTGAAGCTCACCCCGGACCGGTCCAACGACTGCACCCTGACGGCGGCGAAGGTCACCTGCACGTACTGGGCGGTCTGGACCCACGGAAGCGAGGTCGTGTCCCTCGACCTCACCGCGGCCAAGGGCAGCAAGACCGGCACGGCCGTCGACCTGACGATGACCGGCGCGGCGGTGGGCGCCACCTTCAGGCCCACCACGACCAAGGTCCGGGTCGGCGGTCCGGACCTGGTGCTGGAAGAGGCCAAGCTGAAGGCGAAGCTCGTCCCGGGTGAGAGCCAGCCGCTCCCGATCGTCTTCGCCAACGCGGGCACCGAGTCCGTCAAGGGCGTGGCGCTGGAGCTGAACACCACGCACGGCATGGGCCTGGTCGAGCAGTACGACAACTGCGCCTACGGCCAGGACGACAGCACGGGCCAGCCCTGGAACGTGGGCTGGGGCAGGACGGTCTGCACCTTCGACAACGAGATCAAGGCGGGCGAGGTCTGGGAGATCGCCGGCGCGCTGACCCTCAAGGCCGCTCCGCACGCCTTCATCGACGGGCTGGTCTACGGCGTGCACGAGGCGGGCTCCGAGCCGAAGTCCACGCAGAAGCGCAGCACGCCCCGCACGGGCAAGAAGCTGGGCCTCAAGGCGCGTTCGGCCAAGGCCGCGCCGCAGGCGGCGGACCTGGACCCGTGGAACAACCAGCACGAGTTCGACTTCCAGGTGAAGAACACCGCCGACCTGGTCGCCGTCCCCACCTCCGTGAAGGGCAAGGCGGGCGAGACCGTCGAGGCCGACCTCGGCTTCCGCAACGACGGCCCCGCGTGGGTCGCCTACCTCCGCTCGGGCGAGGACGTCGCCATGGCTGACATCGTGATCCCGGCGGGCGCGAAGGTCACCAAGGCGCCGAAGTCCTGCAGGGCCGTCACGGCCTCGGCCGGCTACCGCGAGCAGCAGCTGGGCGCCCCGCGCTACTTCTGCCCGACCTCGCACGTGATCGGGGAGAAGGAGAAGTTCGCCTTCCCGTTCGAGCTGAAGATCGAGAAGGTGATCGCGGAGGCCACCGGGTCCGTCACGGTCGGCAGCTGGTCCCCCGAGGGTGCGGCGCCGATCAGCTGGGACCCGCTGCACGCCAACGACAAGGCCGCCTTCGTGATCAACGGCAAGCAGGTCACGCCCACGCCGGCTCCGACCACCCCCGGCCCGAAGCCGACGTCCTCCACGAGCCCGACGGCCACGCCGGGTACGAGCACCACTCCGAGCCCGGGCGCCAGTTCCGGTAACGGCAAGACCCCGAACGGCGGCCTCGCCGAGACGGGCGCCAGCGCGGGGCCGGTCCTGATCGCGGGCGCGGCGCTCGTCGCCGCCGGTGGCGCGGTGTTCCTCGCGTTCCGCCGCCGGTCCACCGGCCGCGCGTAGCACCGGGGGAGAGCGTCAACGGGGGAGATCAGTAGACGGGGGAAACAGAAGAACGGCCGGTCCGGGGCGTCCCCCGGGCCGGCCGTCCTTTGTGTGGTGACCAGGCTGCTGTCCCCTGCCGTCCGGTCACATGAAGGAGCGAGGTCCCACGACGCACGCCCGGCAGGGGGTGCGTCTCATCGCTCCAGCGAGCCACGCGTGGTGCTGCGGTCCCGCACCTGGCTGGCACGGTCATCCGCATCAACGAAGCGCCGCGGGGGCGGTCACGGTCCGGACGGGTGACGAACAGGCGTCACGGGCACCGCGGCGGGGCTCAGACCCGGCCGCGGCACAGCTCCAGCAAGGTCATCGCGAGCGCGGTGCCGGGCTTGCCGAGGGCGTCGCTCCAGTGGGTCAGGACCTCCATCTCCCGCGACAGGTGCACCCGGCGCCCGCCCGAGCCGATCCGGGCCTCCTGGATCACGGTCGAGACGGCCATCCGTTCCTGGATCAGGCCGATGATCCGGTCGTCGATGGCGTCGATCCGCTCGCGGGAGCCGGCGATCAGCTGCTCGGGGGCGATCGTGTTCGGGATCGTGGTCGTCGTCATGGTCATGGTCGGTCTCCTGTGGGTGAGGGCCGGCAGGAGCGGAAACGCCAGAGCGCCCCGGTCCTGTCGGACCGGGGCGCTCTGGGAAGTCAGTGGCTCAAGCGAGCATCACGATGACCCATGGCGACCGGACCGGCCGGTGCCATAGGTAAAGAGGAAGCTCAGCTGCTTGCGCATGGAGGGATTATGACCCTCTGTCCCGCTCCGTGCCAAGCCGGTTCGGACACTGAGACGAAGAGGGGTATCCGTCCCCCGTTAGAATCGACAAAACAACCCCCTCTTCCGCCGGAAGGCCTGCCCCGTGCCAGAAGCCACCTTCGCCACCCACGACAGCGCCCCGGACACGGTGCTCGTCGTCGACTTCGGCGCCCAGTACGCGCAGCTGATCGCCCGCCGCGTCCGCGAGGCACGGGTCTACTCCGAGGTCGTGCCCAGCACGATGCCCGTGGCCGAGATGCTCGCCAAGAACCCGAAGGCGATCATCCTCTCCGGCGGACCGTCCTCCGTGTACGAGGAGGGCGCCCCCCAGCTCGACGGCGCGATCTTCGAGGCCGGCGTCCCCGTCTTCGGCATGTGCTACGGCTTCCAGCTCATGGCGGTCACCCTCGGCGGCACCGTCGACAACACCGGCTCGCGCGAGTACGGCCGTACCCCGCTGGCCGTCTCCAAGGCCGGATCCACCCTCTTCGAGGGCACCCCCGAGAACCAGTCGGTGTGGATGTCCCACGGCGACGCCTGCTCGGCGGCTCCCGAGGGCTTCACCGTCACCGCGTCGACCGACGTCGTCCCGGTCGCGGCCTTCGAGAACGACGAGAAGAAGCTCTACGGCGTGCAGTACCACCCCGAGGTGATGCACTCCACGCACGGCCAGCAGATCCTGGAGCACTTCCTCTACCGTGGCGCGGGCCTCAAGCCCACCTGGACCCCCGGCAACATCGTCGAGGAGCAGGTCGCCCTCATCCGCGAGCAGGTCGGCGACAAGCGCGCCATCTGCGGCCTGTCCGGCGGCGTGGACTCGGCGGTCGCCGCGGCCCTCGTGCAGAAGGCCATCGGCTCGCAGCTCACCTGCGTGTACGTGGACCACGGTCTGATGCGCAAGGGCGAGACCGAGCAGGTCGAGAAGGACTTCGTCGCCGCCACCGGCGCGCGGCTGAAGGTCGTCGACGCCCAGGAGCGGTTCCTGAACGCGCTGGCCGGGGTCTCCGACCCGGAGACCAAGCGCAAGATCATCGGCCGCGAGTTCATCCGCGTCTTCGAGCAGGCCCAGCTGGAGATCCTCCAGGAGGACGGCCCCGCGGTCGCCTTCCTGGTCCAGGGCACCCTGTACCCGGACGTCGTCGAGTCCGGCGGCGGCACCGGCACCGCCAACATCAAGTCCCACCACAACGTGGGCGGCCTGCCCGACGACATCGAGTTCGAGCTCGTCGAGCCGCTGCGCCAGCTGTTCAAGGACGAGGTCCGGATGGTCGGCCAGGAGCTCGGCCTGCCCGCCGAGATCGTCCAGCGCCAGCCGTTCCCCGGCCCCGGCCTGGGCATCCGCATCGTCGGAGAGGTCACCAAGGAGCGCCTGGACCTGCTCCGCGAGGCCGACGCCATCGCCCGCCACGAGCTCACGGCAGCCGGCCTGGACAAGGAGATCTGGCAGTGCCCGGTCGTCCTGCTGGCCGATGTCCGCAGCGTCGGCGTCCAGGGCGACGGCCGTACCTACGGCCACCCGATCGTGCTGCGCCCCGTCTCCTCCGAGGACGCGATGACCGCGGACTGGACGCGCATGCCGTACGAGGTGCTCGCGCGGATCTCCACCCGCATCACCAACGAGGTGCCGGACGTGAACCGCGTGGTCCTGGACTGCACGAGCAAGCCCCCGGGCACCATCGAGTGGGAGTAACCCCCCCACGCGCCCCGCAGTAGGTGACGAGGCCGCCGCTCCCGTACGGGAGCGGCGGCCTCGCCGCGTGTATGGCCTCTTCGGCCGGTCGCGGGTACTTTGCGCCGCGACCTTGAAGGAGGGGCCATGACCGAGCC contains:
- a CDS encoding serine/threonine-protein kinase, encoding MEQQTGAGAVLAGRYRLVEPIGRGGMGKVWRAHDELLHRTVAVKELTAGLYVAQADRDVLHARTQKEARAAARIQHPAVVTVHDVLEHDDRPWIVMEYIDGPSLADAAKTAGRIEPREAARIGLHVLGALRAAHAVGVLHRDVKPGNVMLAKDGRVMLTDFGIAAIEGDSSITRTGELIGSIDYLAPERVTGGSPDPASDLWSLGATLYTAVEARSPFRRTSPIESLQAVVNEEPPAPAHAGALAPVITALLRKDPAQRPSADEAEQMLVQAMEGREPKSAQAYVPTRAMGSEELGAARNEPADTTELPGEGERGRAPEPGPEPVLVTRSEAGPVRQGGRDTGAAGRIRRAAAVAVVAALLGGGGVFGILKYTSDSKTDGAIPGRTAGSPDTLAGGASGTSSGGSAGASAGAGDGKGQTEKTPPAGWRKVVDKEGFSLFVPDGWKRREDGTQIDYTRDDGKHFIRIAVDRAPTFKDPYAHLLDLEKQVQKRSDYVRLTLHPNTFRGQVKAALWEFVWTEKTGAFTGPRKAVEQMYYAPDGTEYAVYMSGPVADWDVTREQFDIVLSGWQPAPAA
- a CDS encoding succinic semialdehyde dehydrogenase — translated: MTDTQAPAPLRSAPQPTNPVAPAPAGARSAADVVTPELVARLTRGVAGSGRTANHSPFTGDRLAELPEATPEDVEAAFAAARAAQPAWAAVPVRARAAVLLRFHDLVLSRQAEVLDLIQLETGKARLHAHEEVQAVSIAARHYGRKAPSYLRPKGHTGAMPTLTKVTELRQPRGVVGQIAPWNYPFELSIGDALPAFVAGNAVVMKPDTETALTALWARDLMIEAGLPAEVFQIVLGEGPVVGPEVVRHADYVSFTGSTRTGREVAQGAAARLVGVSLELGGKNAMLVLRDADVEKAAAGAVRACFSSAGQLCISIERLYVHASIADEFVARFAARTKAMRLGSSLAYGADMGSLAGERQLAAVQRHVDDAVAKGATLVTGGVARPDIGPLFYEPTILDGVETAMAVCGEETFGPVVSIYRFTDEDEVIEEANGTSYGLNSSVWTKDARRGHAVSARLRTGTVNINEGYAPAYGSAQAPMGGMKESGLGRRHGSEGILKYTEAQTVAHQRLLPMAPSFGMDDEKYAAFMTRSLQVMKAFRLR
- a CDS encoding GMC oxidoreductase encodes the protein MSYDFDYDVIVIGSGFGGSVSALRLSEKGYRVGVLEAGRRFTRETLPKNSWDLRNYLWAPALGLYGIQRIHLLGNVMVLAGAGVGGGSLNYANTLYVPPTAFFEDRQWASITDWRDELAPYYDQAKRMLGVRLNPTETPSDVHLKAAAARMGVADSFHMAPVGVFFGDGDDAEGQAKVRPGDEVADPYFGGAGPARKACTECGECMTGCRHGAKNTLNENYLHLAERAGAVIHPMTTVTALSDHPDGGYRVRTVPTDQRRRSAKGAAKVLRARYVVVAAGTYGTQTLLHTMKDLGELPRLSDRLGDLTRTNSEGLVGAQTDDRRYGKRHGKGKRADFTRGVAITSSVHPNADTHIEPVRYGKGSNAMGFMTILQVPYSTHRVRAWFGRTARHPVQLLRSLSNRRWSERTIIGLVMQSLDNSLTTYRKPGGIGKGLLTARQGHGAPNPVQIAEATRAATLLAEEINGFPGSNVGELMGTPLTAHFLGGCPIGASPEEGVVDPYHRLYGHPGISVVDGSAVSANLGVNPSLTITAQAERAMSYWPNNGERDPRPEQGAAYTRLAAVEPARPAVPKEAFGALRLPFLAVPEVPPRAASPAE
- a CDS encoding peptidase → MRKRISLLAAAGLVAVGLAATPANAADPVFTLISPAEMGLHPHPGGTGKPQPTTVGFVVENETGKDFGEKSTYTIDLSPLKGVADVKLTPDRSNDCTLTAAKVTCTYWAVWTHGSEVVSLDLTAAKGSKTGTAVDLTMTGAAVGATFRPTTTKVRVGGPDLVLEEAKLKAKLVPGESQPLPIVFANAGTESVKGVALELNTTHGMGLVEQYDNCAYGQDDSTGQPWNVGWGRTVCTFDNEIKAGEVWEIAGALTLKAAPHAFIDGLVYGVHEAGSEPKSTQKRSTPRTGKKLGLKARSAKAAPQAADLDPWNNQHEFDFQVKNTADLVAVPTSVKGKAGETVEADLGFRNDGPAWVAYLRSGEDVAMADIVIPAGAKVTKAPKSCRAVTASAGYREQQLGAPRYFCPTSHVIGEKEKFAFPFELKIEKVIAEATGSVTVGSWSPEGAAPISWDPLHANDKAAFVINGKQVTPTPAPTTPGPKPTSSTSPTATPGTSTTPSPGASSGNGKTPNGGLAETGASAGPVLIAGAALVAAGGAVFLAFRRRSTGRA